A single region of the Brachypodium distachyon strain Bd21 chromosome 3, Brachypodium_distachyon_v3.0, whole genome shotgun sequence genome encodes:
- the LOC112271436 gene encoding uncharacterized protein LOC112271436, translated as MDTPSETLVSIEEQSQKSMEKLEANFSSIGTKIHRFPRGLRCVSRDGRYIEPSFASFGPYHHGSPQVQEVEEVKHVAAHYLCLKSGHSFEEVYSKIASISGEARSCYADGDAAVARFNDVELANMMFLDGCFLLWYLLDEKEPALLLNRMILSTGPCMLRDIFLLENQLPWLVLEALMTFISVPIYKFILNRSSNFDASSNLRLSKEEFHRYKPPHLLGLFRYYHIGAMPPEDHSYKSRCFELSTSAIELAEIGIKVTASNKRWFADMSIQKGSLTGKLLLTPLFLDDPTACWLVNMAAFEACTSVAYPCDGYTICSYLSLLAMLMCNVEDVQKLRAKHLLRSFFSDQEMLDFFKGLACHLKLGHRYKVTLGKIDDYKRERRVRIAVHKFLYRNFKTIAALLSIVGVLVGIFKTLLSLKQH; from the coding sequence ATGGACACCCCATCTGAAACCTTGGTGTCTATCGAGGAGCAATCGCAGAAGTCGATGGAGAAACTTGAGGCCAATTTCTCCAGCATAGGAACCAAGATCCACAGGTTCCCACGAGGCCTGCGGTGTGTAAGCAGAGATGGCCGCTACATCGAACCGAGCTTTGCGTCCTTCGGCCCGTACCACCATGGCTCACCTCAAGTGCAagaggtggaggaggtgaAGCATGTGGCTGCTCACTACCTCTGCTTGAAGTCGGGCCACTCGTTCGAGGAGGTCTACAGCAAGATTGCTTCCATCTCCGGAGAAGCCCGGAGCTGCTACGCCGATGGTGATGCCGCCGTTGCTCGTTTCAACGATGTCGAGCTTGCGAATATGATGTTCCTTGATGGTTGCTTTCTGCTGTGGTATTTATTAGATGAGAAGGAACCTGCTCTACTGCTCAATCGGATGATCTTGTCCACAGGGCCATGCATGCTTAGGGACATTTTTCTGTTGGAGAACCAACTACCCTGGCTGGTGCTTGAGGCTCTCATGACCTTTATCAGTGTTCCTATATACAAGTTTATTTTGAACAGATCGTCAAATTTTGATGCCAGCTCAAACTTAAGGCTCTCTAAAGAGGAATTCCATAGGTACAAGCCACCGCATCTTCTTGGGCTCTTCCGATACTATCACATAGGTGCCATGCCCCCTGAAGATCATAGCTACAAGTCCAGATGCTTTGAGCTATCAACTAGTGCGATCGAGCTTGCGGAAATCGGCATCAAGGTGACCGCCAGCAACAAGAGATGGTTCGCAGACATGAGCATCCAGAAAGGATCCTTAACTGGCAAGCTTTTGCTGACGCCATTGTTCCTGGACGACCCCACTGCTTGCTGGCTCGTCAACATGGCGGCGTTCGAAGCGTGCACATCTGTAGCATATCCTTGCGATGGCTACACTATCTGCTCCTACCTCTCTCTCCTGGCGATGCTCATGTGCAATGTGGAGGACGTGCAAAAGCTGCGAGCTAAGCACCTCCTGCGCAGCTTCTTCAGCGACCAGGAGATGCTCGATTTCTTCAAGGGCCTTGCCTGCCATCTTAAACTTGGCCACCGCTACAAAGTCACCTTGGGCAAGATTGATGATTACAAGCGCGAGAGGCGTGTGCGGATCGCTGTTCATAAGTTCCTCTACAGGAACTTCAAGACCATCGCTGCCCTGCTCTCCATTGTGGGTGTGCTCGTGGGCATCTTCAAAACCCTCCTCAGTCTGAAGCAACATTAG
- the LOC100828603 gene encoding uncharacterized protein LOC100828603: MAWHIWKKMEEVKPAAAHYFCLKSGHLTEEVYGKIVSIAGEARGCYANGDADVACFSDAEFATMMFLDGCFLLQYMSGVLNREESALLLNWITLSTWPCMRRDIFLLENQLPWLVPEALMTFTYVPIYDFIFSISFDFYASLVSELRLSKDEFQMYRPPHLLGLFRYYQIGAMPPEDQSSVKRKYLALASSAIDLAEIGIKVTASKKRWFADMSIQKGSLTGELSLTPLFLNGHTASWLVNMAAFEACTSTRGQEFDGFVVSSYVSLLAMLMGKEEDVHELRAKHLLRSFFSDEEILHFFKGLTHHMRVGHRYRDTLDKISYYRRKRPVRTAVHKFLYNNFKTFVTLLSIAGVLVGIFKTLLSLKQR, translated from the coding sequence ATGGCCTGGCACATCTGGAAAAAAATGGAGGAGGTgaagcccgcggcggcgcactACTTCTGCTTGAAGTCGGGCCACTTGACGGAGGAGGTCTACGGCAAAATCGTCTCCATAGCCGGTGAAGCCCGTGGCTGCTATGCCAATGGAGATGCTGATGTTGCTTGTTTCAGCGATGCCGAGTTTGCGACAATGATGTTCCTGGACGGTTGCTTCCTCTTGCAGTACATGAGTGGTGTTCTTAATCGGGAGGAATCTGCTCTATTACTGAATTGGATAACCTTGTCCACCTGGCCATGCATGCGCAGGGACATCTTTCTGCTGGAGAACCAACTACCTTGGCTGGTGCCAGAGGCTCTCATGACCTTTACATATGTTCCTATATATGACTTTATTTTCAGCATATCGTTTGATTTTTATGCCAGCTTAGTTTCAGAGTTGAGGCTCTCTAAAGATGAATTCCAGATGTATAGGCCGCCACATCTCCTTGGGTTGTTCCGATACTATCAGATAGGTGCCATGCCACCTGAAGATCAGAGCTCcgtgaaaagaaaatacttaGCGCTAGCAAGTAGTGCGATCGATCTCGCAGAAATCGGCATCAAGGTGACGGCCAGCAAGAAGAGATGGTTTGCGGACATGAGCATCCAGAAAGGTTCCCTCACCGGTGAGCTTTCCCTGACGCCATTGTTCCTGAACGGCCACACCGCCTCCTGGCTCGTCAACATGGCAGCATTCGAGGCGTGCACGTCCACCAGAGGCCAGGAATTCGATGGCTTTGTTGTCAGCTCTTACGTCTCCCTCCTGGCGATGCTCATGGGCAAGGAGGAGGATGTGCACGAGCTACGAGCTAAGCACCTCCTGCGAAGCTTCTTCAGCGACGAGGAGATACTTCACTTCTTCAAGGGCCTCACTCACCACATGCGTGTTGGCCACCGATACAGAGACACCTTGGACAAGATTTCTTATTACAGGCGCAAGAGGCCTGTGAGGACCGCGGTGCATAAGTTCCTCTACAACAACTTCAAGACCTTTGTCACCTTGCTCTCCATTGCCGGCGTGCTCGTGGGCATCTTCAAAACCCTCCTCAGTCTCAAGCAACGTTAA
- the LOC106866358 gene encoding uncharacterized protein LOC106866358: MVADLHPSDPTPMAVEEACINPRPSNLTHDAAQAILISTDPIHGDPIPTSEKAIPTDAISTAAEEVCIDPHPSNLTPGAEQEIPFGDFFRQAWEREKDNHIDVPWKIHRFPASLRGFCEEHHYIVPKMVAIGPYYCHLPELQEMEEVKKAAVFQFCRGASWEAYVKVVAVANVARSCYDAGSLEGVSDADFASMMFHDACFLLATILAITKPEQCELPLVCRIGTNTPVVVTDMFLLENQIPWMVLEALMTFRKVDLCGFIATMGMNVQSRIDRKARPLDLTAYEPPHLLGLFHFYQSGREITFTNLDFTLRPPRERMLSSDVVESGYTRAKKKNPPPRVVRERARILESLPLGTSAIELAEIGIKLTLSKSAEFKDIGLTEGLLFRKLFLPSLRLNENTACWLVNMAAFETCVAFRDGDYTVSSYLVLFAMLMHREQDVHKLRAMGLIHGEFTNKQALDFFKGRHAGSMRPGYSFYAILRRLERYRQKRWLWIAVYKFVYNNAKTIATVLSIMGVLAGIFKALLDLKKQH, encoded by the coding sequence ATGGTGGCAGATCTCCATCCTAGTGATCCTACTCCTATGGCTGTGGAAGAAGCATGTATCAATCCCCGTCCTAGTAACCTTACTCATGATGCTGCACAAGCAATTCTTATTTCTACCGATCCAATTCATGGTGATCCTATTCCTACCTCTGAAAAAGCAATACCTACAGATGCTATTTCTACAGCTGCAGAAGAAGTATGTATCGATCCCCATCCTAGTAACCTTACTCCTGGCGCTGAGCAAGAAATCCCTTTCGGAGATTTCTTTAGGCAAGCATGGGAAAGAGAGAAGGATAATCACATTGATGTTCCATGGAAGATCCATAGATTCCCTGCTTCCCTGCGAGGGTTTTGTGAAGAACATCACTACATTGTTCCAAAAATGGTGGCAATAGGCCCTTACTACTGCCACCTCCCCGAGCTgcaggagatggaggaggtcAAGAAGGCGGCAGTATTCCAATTCTGCAGGGGCGCCTCTTGGGAGGCGTACGTAAAGGTCGTCGCTGTAGCAAACGTCGCTCGAAGCTGCTACGATGCCGGCTCGCTAGAAGGTGTCAGTGATGCTGACTTTGCATCCATGATGTTCCATGATGCTTGCTTCCTGCTGGCGACCATACTTGCAATCACCAAGCCTGAACAGTGTGAACTGCCCTTGGTATGTCGGATCGGCACCAACACACCTGTTGTTGTGACAGACATGTTTCTCCTGGAGAACCAGATCCCCTGGATGGTGCTGGAGGCTCTCATGACCTTCAGAAAAGTAGATTTATGTGGGTTCATTGCCACGATGGGAATGAATGTCCAATCTCGTATTGATCGCAAGGCAAGGCCCTTGGATCTCACAGCTTACGAGCCACCGCATCTCCTTGGCCTTTTCCATTTTTACCAATCAGGCCGCGAGATTACCTTTACGAACTTGGATTTCACCTTGCGCCCCCCGAGGGAGAGGATGCTATCATCAGATGTGGTCGAGAGTGGATATACAagggcgaagaagaagaaccccCCACCCCGTGTGGTACGCGAGCGCGCTAGGATACTCGAGTCACTGCCACTAGGTACAAGCGCCATTGAACTCGCCGAAATCGGCATCAAGCTGACCCTCAGCAAATCAGCAGAGTTCAAGGACATAGGCCTTACAGAAGGGCTCCTCTTCCGCAAGCTCTTCCTGCCGTCGCTGCGCCTCAACGAGAACACTGCATGCTGGCTCGTCAACATGGCAGCTTTCGAGACATGTGTGGCCTTCCGTGATGGTGACTACACTGTCAGCTCGTACCTGGTCCTCTTTGCCATGTTGATGCACCGGGAACAGGATGTGCACAAGCTGCGAGCCATGGGTCTCATCCATGGAGAGTTCACCAACAAGCAGGCGCTTGACTTCTTCAAGGGCCGTCACGCTGGAAGCATGCGCCCAGGGTACAGCTTCTACGCCATCTTACGACGGCTTGAGAGGTACAGGCAGAAACGGTGGCTGTGGATCGCCGTGTATAAGTTCGTCTACAACAACGCCAAGACCATAGCCACGGTGCTGTCCATCATGGGCGTGCTCGCCGGAATCTTCAAAGCACTACTCGACCTCAAGAAACAACATTAG